From Punica granatum isolate Tunisia-2019 chromosome 1, ASM765513v2, whole genome shotgun sequence:
ataatatTATCCAAAGATTATcactaaaataaatattctatGTTATGATACTTTTCTTCAgtttttcattcaattttataGTCAATTCCCATTCTTTCTCTATttctaagaaaatattttagtttcattttgttttaaaataatataatataatcaaCATATTTGACAATTTGAGTTAGAGCAAAATATTTATGcaaaatttatgtaataaataataagttacaaaaataaaaaaaattataataatttgaacTTATTGTAATCCGAACAAAAAATTGACATATAATTTGTTATGAAATTAACCCATAGCAATGCACGGAGCATTTCTCTAATAGAATACAATATTCACTAGGACATCGGACTTCTTTTAGATTACAGTATGTCAAGCCACAATATTCTgagcaagaaatgcgaaaccACAGAGAGAATGAGATATTCCTCGCCTTATACCTGGCTATGGaatactttcatttttttcttcaatctACGTTTAATTTCCTAACAAATCCAAAGATATAGCATATGGCACATGTGAGCTAGCTTGCAATGATTACatatgttcatatatatatatatatatatacatatataactcATCAGTACAAATATTGTTCTTAATTTGGTCTGGTTTGATGGGTAATAGACATTCTCTAGGGAGAAATGATTTATTAGACTTTTAATTATAGGCATGACTTACAAACCAGTATTTAATTTCctcttattatttatttgtattataGTAGAAAAGTATACTACTAACGCCAGGATGTCTTCTTTTACTTTACATGAAGCTGGGGACAAGTGGAGATGGACATACTCCAAGCTGGTTCCATGGAATGTAGGAGGAAAGCTCATTATTGTAACCATATGAAGCTGTGCTGGAAGCCTCCTTTGAGAAGAGCAGGCTTGGGTCGCAGAAGCTGTTCGCGTCATATGGCAACCCACTTCCATCGATCCGGGCCCGCTTTGGAGCTCTGAGGAGCTGTCCTTCTTCAGTACATTCCGTCCCGATCTTATTGGCTTCTGAGTCGGATTCGGAATCCTTGGTAATGGAGTCAGACTCGTCGGAGAGTGAAGGGAGGGATGTCGAGGATAAGGGCTTGCAGGGTGGCTTTCTGGTGGGGATTTTGCAATGCTGTTGCTCTCCTGCAATCCTCTCTAGGTATCTGCCCTGAGCTTCCATTTTGAGCTTTAAACTCCTCTGAACcttttcaatttataatattaagtAGTCACGATAAGCAATAAATCAGATAAACTTCCtaggaaaattaatttcattaaccCCCTGATCTTCGGAAAGTTCATTCATTAGTGTACCTCAAAGTCGTCACTAAGTCGCCTTTGGATTTCCGTTTGCATTTGTAATGCCTCCTTAAGTTGTGCAGTGCTGCATCGGGTTAATTAATGTTGCACTATATGTCAGCAAAACCCCGAGGAAGCTGACATTCTAATCATGAATCTTTTGTTTCTGTCAGGACGTATATTAAtcttcctttatttatttatttatatgccgTATTTATACATCATTTAGAATCGAGGATGAGTTGAATCTCGAAGATTTGAAGAGGATGACTTACGAGATTGTACCGAAGTTAGGCAACATCTCTGAAATGCTTCTCCTCTCAAACTTGCCTTCTGCAGGAATAGCAAGTGAAAATGTTCATGTTCATCAATAAACCAACACTGATGAATAGGATTCATAGACCTTAAGAGAATTTGCTGTTCCAAACTTACTGTTGGTCGATTCTGGAACGAACTTTGATATTCTGTACTTCTGCCAAAGAAGATACATGTTACATTTATGTCAgtcaaaatgatcaaaataAACATGAAACTATTTAGACGTAAAGACTAATCAAAGTAAATATATGGTTGGTTCAACATGGATCCTAGAACTTTTGCAAACCAGATTTAATAAATCAGACATCTAGCAATGTTCTTTCACTCTACATAATGTGAAAAACGAAAACccaaattgatatatttgCCATTGTAGTAATTAGTAGTGTACCGgcttaaaaatcaaatatataggTAAGGAGAATCCCATGAGAGAGTCACCTGCAAGTGGCTTTTTACATGGTATATGTCTACTCCAGGAACGTTCATGGCCTTCATTATCCCTTTTGGTGTGGCCCCTGCAAGAAAAAGTTTCACCATTAATTAGTCGATTCAGACAATGTGGCGAGCCTTATGAGAAACCGAGCTGGAAAAAACTAAAACCAGAAACCGAGATAACCCGAATACTTTATGGATTGGAAACGCGTTCAGGACTTACTATCAGGTCCACCAAGATGATTGACTGCCTGAACAAACCGGTCATGCAACTCATCATTCCAACGAAGTCGCTCCTTTGTGGGACCTCGTGAGCGGCTCGATCCCATTGTCAAGAGAACTTGAGGTCGAGCTTGTTTCGCTCAGCTCCTTTGGCTTCATAAGGCGATGAGGGGATTATAGATGAAGGGGACAACAGAGACAGAATACAGTTGAAGACAGAAAGGGTCTGGTCGATGAGAACTAAGGAAGCAGATTAAGGTAGGCGGAGGAGATGCTTGGAACTGTCTCTAATTGTCGGGGATAAAGCCAAACTTTACCCACGCCTCCAAACCATGTCCTAGTCATTCACGAGAAAACCTAGGAGACATCTGTTTGATCCCCCGACATTCCTGGCAACTTCAAACAAGTTTGATAGGAAGAAACCTCAAACACCAGAATCTTTTCCAATCCAACAGATCGAGTTTACTGCACGAACTTTCGTCATTCCGATTCACCTTGGTAATGCCGTCAGTTTGTCTTTGAAACCTTGTTGTTTACGTAAGAGCAAATTCATACTGATCGATAGGAGAAAAGGAGGCCAAAGTTTATGAATTCGTTATATATCCAGCTTCGAATTCGTCAGCTCCAAATTGTCGCCAGACCTGAACGGATGTCACTTCTGGGGGTTTCCAGCAGTCCTGCAAGTGTGGTCACTACTTGAGGTTCTCATGTTGGCTGTGTAAGGAGTAAATACGGTTGTGGTCCTGTGGAAGCATTCTTAGATCTCGATGCATCCTGAGAGTTTTGGGCTTTCCAGGGGTACAAGGGTATCCTGAAGGTCGCAGGGGAGGCCTTGGCATTATCAGGCATTCCCAGCCTCCTGTTTAATCCTTCCGATACTCAAGTAAGGATTATGGTGGGATTCCAGGATGGCTTGAGGAGTGAAGCCGAAGGTCGAATTACAGATACTCGAGTTTTGGGACTATGCATGCCGGGCGTTCCAGCAATGTCTTGAACAAAAATCATCTGAGGGAAAAAAAGCAGAGCTTTCACGAGCATCAAGCCTTCAACTGAACGGAAATAAATCAAGAGATAAAAGGGACAACCAACTTGAGAAACATCAGAATGAAGAATTCTGATCAAATCCATCACTAACAGATCCATCACATATTTCTTTCCTCAAAAACTATAAACAATAAACAAAgagaatgaaaataaaaataaaaataaaagttttacACGATTGCTGATTGGAGGAGGAGGCGGCGGTAGTCCATATCCATAACTGAAGCTTTGTTCCCTCATGAAGATGTTAACAATCTCTTGATCCCGGTCTTCTGCTCTGAAGTAAGCCTCGAGGGGAACTTGATATTGAACTTAATCCTCAAGTTCCCTTTCTTGGTGGGTTCCTTGGGAATAGGCATTCCCTCCCCCTTGACGACTTCTTCATAGGTTGGGGAGATGACGGAGTTGATTGAAACTGTCAGATCTCGCCCATCGAGGGTCGTCAGCTGCATCGTGTACCCTGTGAGGGCTTCCACAAGAGAGATCCTCTGTGTGATGACGAGATCGTTACCGTCCCTCTTGAAGATACTGTGAGGCTTCTCATCGATGATGAAAACAAGATCCGAGGGGATGATTCCCCTCTGCTCATTTCCCTTCTCAGGGAACGTGATCTTTGTTCCTTTCTTCCAGCCTGGTCTGATCTCAATCGCAAGAATTTCCTCTACTGTGGTAGGTCTcctacatatataaaaaatgagaTAAAACAGGAGCAGATCAGTAAGATGAGCCAAAACACAAAAGATATAGCACATACAAATTTGCTTCCACTTCATGAATCTTTTCAGTAGATCTAACTCTTAACATTCATCAGTCAATTGCTTGAACAGATTTCAGGGACTGAACACGAGCTTGCATTATTCTTTGACCTTTCATGAATCGCGTAATTCATTTCCACTTTTACAagataagaaaagagagaagagatcGATATGACAATCACTTAAAGGCCAGACTTCAGAACTCGAAAGCTTTCTTGTTACTTCCTAATGGAACTCATCATGGACTGCATTCGCTCAAGCAGTTGATTCATACAGCACGGTCAACTGAAAATCATACAACTGCCAATATTCTGTGCTAGAGCCATATAAATTATCTCAGGCAGCAGCAACCGCTATCAAAGCAAAGCTCAGTAGATGGCTACTCCATCAAAGCGATTTAGATGCTTCAAACAATCAACCTCAAAGTTCAATAATTGACAAAGTGCCATCAAACAGGCTGACCAAGTGACCATAACCAACTGGTTTATCAATGTAAGTTCGGTTCAAGGGTTTGGACTAATATCGCAAGAACCCTTAATCTCTGAATAATTTCTTCAAGGGGGTCAAAATAAGAGACAAATATATCCTACTGGCTACTTAGTTCTTTGTTACTGAAGAGCACGTAACACAGGCTTTTGTCAACTAAATCACCCAGTAAAATGTGGAAGCACAATCTTCATTCTAAATAGTCCCTGAACAACATTCCTACCTGAACTAACCGCAAGACAATGGCCCCTTCACTTGCTCTCAGTAAAATTCTAGCAACAAATTCTCCTTGCTAAGAGAAACATCGATTTGGATCAATTTTCCAGTTGGCACCGGTTGAAGACTCGTACGGAATTTCACATGATTACTAACAAGTGAATACATCTATAGATGCAGGCAGGTATACTCATTGTGCTCATCTATCACTGCTAAATTGGTTATTGCACACAACTTAAAACATATAGTGTAACATTTACTAAACAAAAGCATTACTCATTAAACAGTTAAAGTCTATTAGTTTCATGTCTCTGTGAACATGCGCATGAGAGCGAGAGAGACAGCCGAAGGAAACTTTCTAGCCAAAAACATTATCGACCAAGAGCAGTATTACATGCAAGATTATGATAATAAATGCATCAGATGGGCGACGTAAAGCATGCTAAACCCAGTAGCTGCACACGTGGAACAAGCAATTTATCGAAAGATTCGAAACTTAAAGCTGCATTACACAAAATTTTATGCGGCTAATGAGGGGAAAATATTAACTAATTTTTCGTTTCAAACTGCCGGCTCAACCAGAAAAACTAATTCAGGCATACAAACAACTGTACCCTCTAAATTCAGACCATCTGATCACATTTGTGATGAAATGCTCTTATCTAAATCTGAACTATCTCATCATAATATAGAAAGGGAAACTTAGCCATAGAATTTTTCCTAGATACGACATGAAAATAgccatttgaaaatttatcacCAAGAGAGTCCATGAGTGAGCAGAGAGTTAAGCTTACCCAGAAGAATCAAAAACATCCCTTGAGATCTTCATCTTCTTGGTGGTGCCTTTATACAAGTCCTCCAAACTGCAGGGCAGAGTCCGTTCGATGGGCGGGGCCTTCCGAGGAATAGCATCTCCCGCTCCACCGCCCCGGAATGAGGCAAACATATCCTCCCCAAACATGCCCCTCGGGAACCCCGAGGCACCCGCCCTGGACCCGCCGCCAACGTCCCCAAACGGACTCGTGAAACCGAAGAACTCCGAGAATATGTCGTCGGCGCTCCTGGGATTGAAACGGAACGAAGCGTGTCCATCAGGACCACCGGCCGAGAACCCGCCGGATCCAGGCGGGGGCACCTGACCCTTCAGGCCCTCCTCCCCATACTGGTCGTAGATCGCCCTCTTCTGGGGATCGCTGAGAACCTGAAAAATCAAGAGGGATCGGCATAAAGTCAAAAACTTTTTCCTCATCCAAAAGAGCCAGTTTTTGACGCAGACATGAGAAGAAATCGGACATCGTAGGCTTCGGAGATTTGCTTGAATTTGGCCTCGGCGTCCTTCTTATTGTTGGGGTTCTTGTCGGGGTGCCACTTCATGGCGAGCTTGCGGTAAGCTTTCTTCAAGTCGTCATCTCTGGCGTTGCGATCTACCTGAAGGACCTTGTAGTAGTCCACTCCCATGGCGGCTGtttttgtctctctctctctctctctctcgctcacTCCCTTCTTTTCTCGCTTATCTTCTCTCCACTgaccctccctctctctctctctacctcAAGCTCATGTACATTGGATGAGGCGAGGGGCCGCCGGAATCTGCAGCGAGgtcgaggaggaggaggaggaggaggaggagcggAGGAGGAGGCTAGGGAGTAGAGAGGATTTGTCTTCGTCTCCAATCTCAATGTGATTTCTTGATTGGGCCGGGCTTTCAATCCGCAAATCAGCAATGGGCCCAGTCCCAAAACCCATACGTAGGCCCatgtttccctttttgtcaaaacgtcgcgctttcttttatgcttccaTCCATATCATGTTCTTAATGTTGTTAGCATAATACGGTCTTGGTAGGACAGACACCCTCTAACCTCATTATCTAAATAGGCCGAGATCCGATCTCTCCGTAGACATGCAAGgtttttcatcaaattttctttaattattcattattttttttcacaatccaacaatacaatcattactttatctcaactattcattacattttcacaatttttcttataattcaatatcgcaatcattacaaaccaattaaaatcaaaattcaactctaaaaccaaacgcaatcATAATAGCCGTAATCATAATTATGGAAATTTCCTTCcatatatgatgatgatgatgatgatgatgatgatgagtcTTACTCTTAGCAAAATATGACCAAATTGaaatttctctctttcttttctttcctcaaaatgaaaaagtactcttctttttccaaagaaaaaaaagtacatgGGAGCGTTGGGGGGCGATTGGCTTTGAAAATTCGTTCGTCACATCAGTGGAAGAGGCGGCCGAAGAGAGCAAAACTACTTTGGTTCTGTTGGCCCCCTTTCGACTTCGTCGTCGCCGTCGCCGTCGTCGATCATCATCGTCTTCTTCATCCTCGTCCTCTTCGTCCTATAGGAAAGGCAGCCAACCATAATATTCGATTCTTCAGTTGTATGAATGCTGCTTTGGAACTTTTGTCCCGACAAGAAACAAGAGAGACCTGAACAAGATACGAACAAAGTCCCTTTCTTCGTCGAGGCAGAAGACGCAAATCCAATTTTGAATCACCATATTACTAATCCGTCCAAAGCACGACGAACCACCTCCTTCGTCTTCCTCCACAAGCCCACCATCatcccctcccccccccccccccccccggttACTGTTTGCTGCCGTCTCCAATGGCGCGGCAGCATCTGGAGCGGGCGGAGGTGTACGTGCCCCGCCCTCTACAAGCCTGGAGAGCTCTGATGAATTGGCTCGCCTTCTTCTTCCAAATTTTCCTTCAGATCCTGCGGGGCACGCCGTCGCTCGCCCAGGTCCTGTCCTACCTCGGCTTCAGGCATTCGTTTCTCTCCTCTGcatcctcttctccttctcctccacCGGCGGCGGAGGCTGTTTCCTTCAAGCCCTTACCCGTGGTCGAGATTCCCCTCCAGGACTCCTTCCCTCCCGACCATATCAGCTCCTCCGGCAGTGAAGTCAGCGTCGTCGACGATGACCTCAGCTTAGACAAGCTCACGGTAATTGAACCATGGACATTCCTGGTCGCCTCTTTGCTCACTTTCTTTACTAGTGCCGTTTAAGTTGACCTGCGCTAGGAAAGCTTGAATCTTTCTGGGTTCTCCACAGATGAAGTTCATTTGCCCTGTTATTTGGATTTGCGCTATTCGGGTTAAGAAATCTAGCGTGCTATAGTCAAGTTTGTGAGGCTCATATCTGTTCTTCGTGGGGGGTTAGTTGTTTGGCCCGGATTGCTATGACTAGCAGATCTtgcatttaaaatttcatGCTAAGAAGTGTTCtcgtttttcattttcatcttgGAATGAGATAATTCGAGTTGGCTTGGAGATAAGGAATCAAATCTGATTTCGTGCCTGCTTCTTGCAGGTTGTTCTCGACTTGGATGAGACTCTAGTGTGTGCGTACGATTCAACTAGCTTGCCCGAGATTGTCCGAGCTCAAGCAATAGAGGCTGGGCTCAAGTGGTTTGAGCTGGAATGTGTATCTTCTGATaaggtctctctctcttctttgttttgtTCGTGTCAGCATGTTATTAATTCGAGGTTATATGTTTGGAGGAAGGGCGGCTAAGATCAGTGACTTTACATGACCGAACTGAGTCCATGTTGTTAGTTTgatttatatgattttttatgATCTGAAGGAATGCGATGGCAAACCTAAGATCAATTACGTGACAGTTTATGAGCGTCCTGGTCTGCAAGAATTTCTGAAGGGGCTCGGCGAGTTTGCAAATCTCATCCTATTCACCGCTGGCCTTGAAGGTTAAAATGTTTCTTCACCATTTCATATGTTTAGCTATTCTTTTCCTGTATTTGTCTGTTGTCTTATATGGATTGTGAGTTCCATGCAGATTATGCAAGGCCACTTGTTGACAGAATAGACACGAAAAAGCTGATTAGCCAGCGCCTTTATCGCCCTTCTACAGTTAGCACGTGAGTCTTGATCTTATGCCGACGGCTTTTGCTTATTAATCGAGTAGGCATCAATCCGTCTGGCCCTAATATACCATCATCACTTGGCTTGTTATAACGCAGTAATAGATGGATGAAATCTCAGAAAGTATCAATCTGGTGATAGGCTTTTTAGATTTTCGCCATTCTGCTATCTAAATGAGTTATCAAGCAACTCCAAGTAAAAGAAACTGAGGGATTAATTTCAGTCATCACCAGGAATCATAACATGGACAGCCAAAAATGAGAGTCAAGGTTCAGAAGATTTCTGCTTATTTTGAAATAGTAAGTTAATCACTGTTTAGGGTTCACAGAAAATGGCAAGAAGTTTCATTAGCAAATCGATGTGGAAGGCTGTCCAGTTAGTTATCTAAGCTTAGCTTTTGTTGTCTTATGGACATTTTTTGCttcacaaaataataaatcagaGAGCTTGATGATGAGATCTTTCAGTACTATGAGTTCTGCTACTCTTGATTACTTTTCGCGGCTTCTTGTGCTCCACTGCTCCTAGAATAACAACATTTACCCTTTTGCTGGCGGCTTACATGCAATAACGATTGTGTCTTCTCCATTATGCTTTTTGATCTATGCCAGAATTGATTTTACCGGTTTTGCTTATAGACTAAAATGCCGGAAAGGCTAACAAAGAAGTATTTGAATTTGGATTCTCGTGATTTTGCATCTATAAGTTGGCAAAGATAAATGTACTTATGTCATGAAAACCTAATCATACCAGACTGCTGCTCATTAGATTCTCTCTTGACATGTTATGTTCGAGCTTCAAAATAAGCCCCTGCACTCTGAATAGAAATCTTTATGACCAGTTCAGTCTGTATGTGTTGCACTCATAAGTAGTTGAGAGCATTCCCTGACAAATTAGTTTATGACATCCTTGGCATTGCGGTTAAATCACAGGGAATACAGGGAGCACGTGAAGGATCTGTCTGGTCTATCGAAAGATCTCTCTCGGATTGTTCTTGTCGACAACAATCCATTCAGTTTCTTGCTGCAGCCATTGAATGGAATACCATGTGTCCCGTTTTCTGCTGGGCAGCCCCATGACGATCAGGTCAGTAAG
This genomic window contains:
- the LOC116215594 gene encoding dnaJ homolog subfamily B member 1-like, yielding MGVDYYKVLQVDRNARDDDLKKAYRKLAMKWHPDKNPNNKKDAEAKFKQISEAYDVLSDPQKRAIYDQYGEEGLKGQVPPPGSGGFSAGGPDGHASFRFNPRSADDIFSEFFGFTSPFGDVGGGSRAGASGFPRGMFGEDMFASFRGGGAGDAIPRKAPPIERTLPCSLEDLYKGTTKKMKISRDVFDSSGRPTTVEEILAIEIRPGWKKGTKITFPEKGNEQRGIIPSDLVFIIDEKPHSIFKRDGNDLVITQRISLVEALTGYTMQLTTLDGRDLTVSINSVISPTYEEVVKGEGMPIPKEPTKKGNLRIKFNIKFPSRLTSEQKTGIKRLLTSS
- the LOC116195768 gene encoding carboxy-terminal domain RNA polymerase II polypeptide A small phosphatase 1-like; translated protein: MARQHLERAEVYVPRPLQAWRALMNWLAFFFQIFLQILRGTPSLAQVLSYLGFRHSFLSSASSSPSPPPAAEAVSFKPLPVVEIPLQDSFPPDHISSSGSEVSVVDDDLSLDKLTVVLDLDETLVCAYDSTSLPEIVRAQAIEAGLKWFELECVSSDKECDGKPKINYVTVYERPGLQEFLKGLGEFANLILFTAGLEDYARPLVDRIDTKKLISQRLYRPSTVSTEYREHVKDLSGLSKDLSRIVLVDNNPFSFLLQPLNGIPCVPFSAGQPHDDQLLEVLLPLLKHLSQQKDVRPVLYEKFHMPEWFQMHGIPASTINV
- the LOC116215600 gene encoding myb family transcription factor PHL7-like, whose product is MGSSRSRGPTKERLRWNDELHDRFVQAVNHLGGPDRATPKGIMKAMNVPGVDIYHVKSHLQKYRISKFVPESTNKGKFERRSISEMLPNFGTISTAQLKEALQMQTEIQRRLSDDFEVQRSLKLKMEAQGRYLERIAGEQQHCKIPTRKPPCKPLSSTSLPSLSDESDSITKDSESDSEANKIGTECTEEGQLLRAPKRARIDGSGLPYDANSFCDPSLLFSKEASSTASYGYNNELSSYIPWNQLGVCPSPLVPSFM